The following proteins come from a genomic window of Athalia rosae chromosome 1, iyAthRosa1.1, whole genome shotgun sequence:
- the LOC105690472 gene encoding rho GTPase-activating protein 32: MPGPTSERPRAHRLTDIEPQAAKGLGNNKTDDLSTPGSSGANMGSIARFPKLDECAHFHYEHVELGTLEVSVSEDPNDDTYDVRVTSGDACWTLQRSYENFVMFDKQLHRCIFDRKFSSLTELPDDQPENTTGVLKDYLSRFSQLSHEGLNCGPVLNWLQLDNRGRRILVPEADSCPINTPAVAAAYAVRPYTAQAQDEISFQVGDMISVIDMPPPGESTWWRGKHGFAVGFFPAECVAVIGDKVPRHLTVSTTVRSRLPVKPVLRKHGKLIAFFRSFILNRPSRRRLKQSGILKERVFGCDLGEHLLNSGQDVPTVLTCCAKFIETNGLVDGIYRLSGVTSNIQRLRHAFDEDRVPALHSDESILQDIHSVASLLKMYFRELPNPLCTYQLYSAFVGAVQAETDAERLRYMREAVRKLPPPHYRTLEFLMRHLARVAACGKETGMTSRNVAIVWAPNLLRCKELEVGGVAALQGVGVQAVVTEFLVCYAELIFGDGPVGRPKSLAITTPARLLSLEEARSRVLRGESDYIEVGAGPAGLPLHYHTVIELPRKRHGSKRSPSLNWRALFSRGGLGARGKTRQARTPPQVEVPSSLNSLRRLRPVKSADSLDGEDSLGPLLGPPPIRPCGHSRSVSHDSYFDHLADAPSANSPLDLSEIQLNFDLEEREMRMFSEDEGGGIASVEASPRRQRAEGPQCAVITGGSKRKRSRLEERLHCDVELRFIDSQSPDQVMVSADVHGTETPSPLPTPGYLPLLSEASTPLTPATLPRTPPSISPNPANSPRISFRSFTLPLDLGDEQTNQERLKRVTASSDRISNSSHRLSANFNTENDVKLAERIATPLSDQDMTPCERITPTYDRLTESYDSRITASSEGQEISDESCHRVLDSPDQEMTPCDKLTPATSCTSYDGITLPSNEILESSSSCERILPLSPIKTSHDEIPQQSESLAARLGNATREDNNLESPDCLISSELQDNTESEERSDSILQSQNLSQSTSLSSQTEELIAGTLKTLGSEPSKLPLTNTDLDSPMSCEQTLEDLPDSGFVICDSSDRMLTNTENQPHMTSNPNDSGEWVMVERTSESGVSPTSVSGDLTDHLPETVDPALATDAPQVQSLSENNSRTSLDLTMASTIGTDVDTSCMGVSDFTESPVVQIQDSKNSALHANETRESKEMMEHDERLEEKTTFIPNDRSQGSFHSMDANNGLGNNVQYVMHEQTLPSQKDKASGDTENGQITSRHQLNLDLNYGNKRNPQATKPQETHFDDSEACSRDLSFDDHCENKSNTTPNENKNFDQQNDFQFITSQDCEQPQQQSQSSPDRENASYNNKSPEHRKFHSPTSDVRPSYRQTPKAQQNHGAQSTYHSEHRQADDDFSDLTHPNRHPHVNVNKKSHHLQDNFEVVIPSENAAEPCEIAHAPEGASEAPSLDSSCTFSNASSPVDDSVVLRDTASILEELALQRLSGGMHDMPIAPRRRYDSEVTRERRSFDAEIGREIVRERKMRQELDSARGKSEEPPSNGSQHLPPCLRARQARATRAALSRSLDEAKFNRMTGGSSLPPRQSSEDSQHSSTPNVGAQSSMISSNSSDRTSQKNLGGIDLGDPRCRERIERYKEERRTFLRDKYRSESFRGARLRAEDEGEQALLARLKQRASRPSLH; encoded by the exons ATGCCTGGACCGACATCGGAGAGACCTCGTGCCCACAGGCTGACGGATATCGAGCCTCAAGCTGCAAAG GGATTGGGAAACAACAAAACAGACGACTTGAGTACGCCAGGAAGTTCGGGGGCTAATATGGGCAGCATTGCGAGATTCCCAAAATTAGACGAATGCGCCCACTTTCACTATGAACATGTAGAACTCGGTACATTGGAG GTTTCGGTTAGTGAAGACCCAAATGACGATACGTACGACGTAAGAGTGACTTCTGGAGACGCTTGTTGGACTCTGCAGCGATCCTATGAGAACTTTGTCATGTTCGACAAACAATTGCATCGGTGTATATTTGACAGGAAGTTTTCCTCGCTAACCGAGCTTCCGGACGACCAACCGGAGAACACCACTGGGGTGCTAAAGGATTATTTGTCACGATTTTCTCAGCTAAGTCATGAGGGCTTAAATTGTGGGCCCGTTCTAAATTGGCTACAACTGGACAATAGGGGAAGAAGAATTCTTGTCCCGGAGGCTGATTCGTGTCCAATTAACACGCCGGCTGTAGCTGCCGCGTATGCTGTTAGACCCTACACCGCTCAAGCTCAAGATGAGATTTCTTTCCAG gtcGGAGACATGATTTCGGTAATTGATATGCCACCTCCTGGAGAAAGCACCTGGTGGCGAGGAAAACATGGTTTTGCTGTTGGATTTTTTCCTGCGGAATGTGTTGCTGTTATTGGCGATAAAGTGCCCCGGCATTTAACTGTATCTACAACAGTACGCTCGAGACTTCCAGTCAAACCGGTGCTTCGGAAACATGGAAAACTCATAGCTTTCTTTAGATCATTCATTCTCAATAGACCCTCAAGAAGGAGACTGAAACAGTCTGGGATTTTAAAGGAACGAGTATTTGGTTGTGACTTGGGGGAGCATTTATTGAATTCAGGTCAAGATG TACCAACGGTGCTTACCTGCTGTGCCAAATTCATCGAAACCAATGGCCTGGTCGATGGCATTTACCGTCTCAGTGGAGTTACGTCAAACATACAACGATTGAGGCATGCCTTTGACGAAGACAGGGTACCTGCTCTGCATTCCGATGAAAGCATCTTACAAGACATCCATTCGGTTGCTTCGCTACTGAAAATGTACTTCAGAGAATTGCCAAATCCGTTATGCACGTATCAGTTGTATTCCGCTTTCGTCGGAGCAGTACAGGCCGAAACAGATGCTGAGAGATTAAGATACATGAGAGAAGCTGTGAGAAAACTTCCCCCACCACATTACcg AACACTTGAGTTTCTAATGCGACATCTGGCAAGAGTAGCAGCCTGTGGAAAGGAGACTGGTATGACTTCTCGTAACGTGGCTATTGTATGGGCTCCTAATCTACTCCGTTGCAAGGAACTAGAAGTCGGTGGGGTGGCGGCTCTCCAAGGGGTTGGGGTGCAAGCAGTTGTGACTGAATTCCTAGTTTGTTACGCTGAACTTATTTTTGGCGACGGTCCGGTGGGAAGGCCCAAGTCTTTGGCCATCACGACACCTGCTAGACTTCTGAGTCTTGAAGAAGCTAGGAGTAGAGTTCTCCGAGGAGAATCCGATTATATCGAAGTCGGAGCTGGCCCAGCTGGCCTACCTCTTCACTATCACACCGTCATCGAGCTACCGAGGAAGCGACATGGATCAAAGCGGTCGCCCTCTCTGAATTGGAGAGCGTTGTTCAGTAGAGGTGGACTCGGAGCACGAGGAAAAACTAGGCAAGCAAGAACCCCCCCACAGGTCGAAGTACCAAGTTCATTGAACTCGTTGAGAAGGTTACGACCTGTTAAAAGTGCTGATAGTTTGGATGGCGAGGATAGCCTCGGACCTCTTCTGGGGCCACCACCTATCAGGCCTTGCGGTCACAGTCGCTCCGTATCTCATGATTCGTACTTTGATCATCTGGCTGATGCGCCAAGTGCTAATTCTCCGTTAGACTTGTCCGAAATACAGCTGAATTTTGATCTGGAAGAACGGGAAATGAGGATGTTCTCGGAAGATGAAGGTGGAGGTATAGCTTCAGTCGAAGCTTCTCCGAGAAGGCAACGAGCCGAGGGGCCACAGTGTGCTGTTATCACAGGGGGGTCCAAGAGAAAGAGATCCAGACTGGAAGAGAGATTGCACTGCGACGTCGAATTGAGATTCATCGATAGTCAAAGCCCAGATCAA GTCATGGTTTCCGCAGACGTGCATGGTACAGAAACTCCTTCCCCTCTACCCACGCCAGGGTACTTACCGCTACTTTCCGAAGCCTCGACACCTCTGACACCGGCAACTTTACCGAGAACTCCGCCATCTATATCACCGAATCCAGCTAATAGTCCTAGAATAAGTTTCCGAAGCTTTACATTACCCTTAGATCTTGGAGATGAGCAAACCAATCAGGAGAGATTGAAGAGAGTTACCGCGTCCTCAGACAGAATCTCTAATTCTAGTCACAGACTATCTGCAAATTTCAATACCGAAAACGACGTCAAATTGGCTGAAAGAATCGCGACACCTCTTTCGGACCAAGACATGACGCCTTGCGAACGAATTACTCCCACTTACGACAGGCTTACAGAATCTTACGACAGTCGAATAACAGCTTCTTCGGAAGGACAAGAAATTTCAGATGAATCTTGTCACAGAGTATTGGATTCACCTGATCAGGAAATGACACCGTGTGACAAACTGACGCCTGCTACTAGTTGCACGAGTTACGATGGAATCACGTTGCCGTCTAATGAAATCCTTGAATCCAGCTCGAGCTGCGAACGAATATTGCCACTAAGTCCAATTAAAACGAGTCATGACGAAATTCCTCAACAATCCGAATCACTAGCAGCGCGCCTGGGTAACGCTACACGCGAAGATAACAATCTCGAATCTCCCGACTGTCTGATATCATCTGAATTGCAGGACAATACCGAGTCGGAGGAGCGTAGCGACTCCATTCTGCAGAGTCAAAATCTTTCGCAAAGCACATCTCTGAGTTCGCAGACTGAAGAATTGATAGCTGGTACACTTAAAACACTGGGCAGCGAACCTAGTAAGTTACCACTAACTAATACAGATCTGGATTCGCCAATGTCTTGTGAACAGACTCTAGAAGATTTACCAGATTCCGGATTTGTCATTTGCGATAGTTCCGACCGAATGCTCACAAATACAGAAAACCAACCCCACATGACGTCAAACCCCAACGACTCTGGCGAGTGGGTGATGGTTGAAAGGACCTCGGAATCTGGAGTTTCGCCTACTAGCGTTTCTGGCGATTTGACCGATCATTTGCCCGAGACTGTCGATCCTGCATTAGCCACAGACGCACCACAGGTGCAATCTTTGTCAGAAAATAATTCTCGTACGTCGCTTGACCTAACAATGGCCTCCACAATTGGTACGGACGTTGACACATCTTGTATGGGTGTTAGTGATTTCACAGAAAGTCCCGTTGTACAAATTCAAGATTCTAAAAACTCGGCGTTGCATGCAAACGAGACTAGGGAGAGCAAAGAAATGATGGAGCATGACGAGCGCCTTGAAGAAAAGACAACTTTCATTCCCAACGATCGTAGTCAGGGAAGTTTTCACTCTATGGATGCCAATAACGGATTGGGGAATAACGTGCAGTACGTAATGCACGAACAAACTCTACCTTCTCAAAAAGACAAAGCTTCCGGGGACACAGAAAATGGACAGATTACCTCGAGACATCAACTGAACTTGGATTTGAATTATGGGAACAAACGGAACCCGCAAGCTACGAAGCCGCAGGAAACTCATTTTGACGATTCCGAAGCATGTTCGCGAGACCTATCTTTCGACGATCATTGTGAGAACAAGAGCAACACGACGCccaatgaaaataagaatttcgaTCAGCAAAACGATTTCCAATTTATTACATCACAAGATTGCGAACAGCCACAGCAACAATCCCAGTCATCTCCAGATCGTGAGAATGCTTCGTATAATAACAAAAGTCCGGAGCACCGAAAATTCCACAGTCCAACGTCCGACGTTCGACCGAGTTATAGGCAAACCCCTAAAGCGCAACAAAATCACGGCGCGCAGTCGACGTACCATTCTGAACACAGACAGGCAGACGATGACTTTTCGGATCTAACGCACCCGAACAGACATCCCCATGTCAATGTCAACAAGAAGTCGCATCATTTGCAGGACAATTTCGAAGTAGTAATACCGTCGGAAAATGCTGCGGAACCGTGCGAAATAGCTCATGCTCCAGAGGGGGCATCGGAAGCACCATCTTTGGACTCATCTTGCACGTTCTCCAACGCGTCGTCACCGGTCGATGATTCCGTGGTGCTTCGCGACACAgcttcgattctggaagagtTGGCATTACAGAGATTATCTGGAGGAATGCACGATATGCCGATAGCACCCAGGAGGAGGTACGACTCCGAAGTAACGAGGGAGCGCAGAAGTTTCGACGCTGAGATAGGGCGAGAAATTGTCAGAGAACGTAAAATGAGGCAGGAGCTGGATTCTGCTCGCGGAAAATCCGAGGAACCGCCAAGCAACGGATCTCAACATTTACCACCGTGTTTGCGAGCCAGGCAAGCCAGAGCCACCCGCGCCGCTCTGAGCCGGTCTTTGGACGAAGCTAAGTTCAACAGAATGACAGGAGGTTCGTCTTTGCCGCCGAGACAATCCTCCGAAGATTCTCAGCACAGTTCTACGCCAAACGTCGGTGCGCAATCTTCCATGATTTCTTCTAATAGCTCGGACCGTACGtcgcaaaaaaatttagggGGCATAGATTTGGGAGATCCGAGATGCAGAGAACGAATAGAAAGGTACAAAGAAGAGAGACGAACATTTCTCAGAGATAAGTACAGATCGGAAAGCTTTCGAGGGGCGCGATTGAGAGCAGAAGACGAGGGGGAACAAGCTCTGTTGGCCAGATTGAAACAGAGAGCTTCCAGGCCATCCCTTCATTGA
- the LOC105690458 gene encoding brain-specific homeobox protein homolog translates to MQSTCPQQPQQAQNGGSSASRTSFLIEDILSRSTVPAHNHHQLHHHLAHPQQHHYQQFASLLPGYSSAPPAAAFFLGPLFGSAGVGVGVGVVPGVNDLAALKHCRRRKARTVFSDQQLAGLEARFEAQRYLSTPERVELAAALHLSETQVKTWFQNRRMKHKKQLRKINTNSGNGGGGGGHSSAEQQTGNPSLSAASPAERPVDFSLGGGGRDSRASSDAPDSDEDEIDVLGDETPSPTAGRNIVNLQQSVNSRRGTATPTNFPPPSHSHSVNLTASHHQVLHSHQLQHQQHR, encoded by the exons ATGCAGTCGACCTGTCCGCAGCAGCCGCAGCAGGCCCAGAACGGCGGTTCCTCGGCGAGTCGTACCTCCTTTTTGATCGAGGATATCCTCAGCAGGAGCACAGTGCCAGCTCACAACCATCACCAGTTGCACCACCACTTGGCTCACCCCCAACAACATCATTACCAACAATTCGCTAGCCTCTTGCCCGGATACTCGTCCGCCCCGCCGGCGGCCGCATTCTTTCTAGGACCACTATTCGGAAGCGCCGGCGTTGGTGTAGGCGTGGGTGTGGTTCCGGGGGTTAACGATCTAGCTGCTCTGAAACACTGCCGACGGCGTAAGGCCAGAACC GTTTTCAGCGACCAGCAATTGGCGGGACTGGAGGCGAGGTTCGAGGCCCAGAGGTACCTGAGCACCCCCGAACGCGTGGAATTGGCGGCGGCGTTGCACTTGTCGGAAACCCAGGTGAAAACGTGGTTTCAAAATCGTCGTATGAAGCACAAAAAACAGCTGAGAAAAATTAACACAAACTCCGgtaacggcggcggcggcggcggccacTCTTCGGCGGAACAACAGACCGGGAATCCGTCGCTATCCGCCGCTTCACCCGCCG AGCGCCCCGTAGACTTTTCACTGGGCGGAGGAGGACGGGATTCTCGAGCGAGCAGCGACGCCCCGGATTCGGACGAGGACGAGATCGACGTTCTCGGTGACGAGACGCCGTCGCCGACGGCGGGTCGGAACATCGTGAACCTCCAGCAGAGCGTTAATTCGCGTCGTGGTACCGCGACGCCAACGAACTTTCCACCGCCGTCGCATTCGCATTCCGTCAATCTAACCGCCTCGCATCACCAAGTTCTTCACAGTCACCAATTGCAGCACCAACAACATCGCTGA
- the LOC105690515 gene encoding leucine-rich repeat-containing protein 15-like, translating into MSNVYGKWYLIGSCYQGGPRLDRKSISFSNSQQFGVKFSKKNIMNFQIVFVILLSNWVFGDSNTPSNVTAPTIQGNMCEVCSCKDEKIDCASKGLEGHFDDNHWPKGSFVEVSFANNSIVHLKAFPEIVVNVLILRHNRITTIDDSAFHNLRNLTLLDLSHNQLTTPNLGPHVFQGRFSPVDYLPLAKLIDLNLDDNALHSLHQDLFEHVGNLKILTLVGNPFHVIDTSTVLAISSLAELEELDLSYCDLADLPEHIFHTPKYLKRVNLTGNRFTSPPLALEDGKAIEIVSLSENPMKFLNDNAFPIMLKLKVLNLCNMPNLTRISAYAMAGLTSLETLRVEGCPKLEDFDENALVAPGEVTVEWPPLKNLYLGDNALHYLPAGLVGRWDKLAVLDIRNNRWSCDCNNQYLVESLLPGLGKTLMGDAVNALTCSAPPEHKGKNLTSLSKRHLRCLDLNNARPEKDATVLVGVLIGVLLAVPLTLLIFVLWRRGFFFLGPQGPGTFSRAFYKRADRGDDF; encoded by the exons ATGAGTAACGTGTACGGCAAATGGTATCTTATCGGAAGTTGTTATCAGGGAGGGCCGAGACTTGATAGAAAGTCGATTTCGTTTTCCAACTCGCAACAGTTCGGTgtcaaattttctaaaaaaaacatcatgAACTTTCAGATTGTATTTGTGATATTGTTGTCGAATTGGGTATTCGGTGATTCGAATACACCGTCGAACGTCACGGCGCCAACGATACAGGGGAATATGTGCGAAGTTTGTTCTTGCAAAG ATGAGAAAATTGATTGCGCCAGCAAGGGACTGGAGGGCCACTTCGACGATAATCATTGGCCGAAGGGATCATTCGTCGAGGTATCGTTCGCCAACAATTCGATCGTACACTTGAAGGCATTCCCCGAGATCGTCGTCAACGTTCTGATACTTCGTCATAACAGGATAACAACCATAGACGATTCGGCGTTCCACAATTTGAGAAATTTAACTCTCCTCGATTTGAGTCACAATCAACTCACCACGCCGAATCTCGGTCCCCACGTTTTTCAG GGTCGATTTTCACCCGTCGATTATCTACCCCTCGCCAAATTGATCGATCTGAATTTGGACGACAACGCACTCCACAGTTTGCACCAAGATCTCTTCGAGCACGTTGGAAATCTGAAGATTTTAACGCTCGTCGGTAACCCGTTTCACGTTATAGACACGTCGACGGTGCTCGCAATCAGTTCTCTAGCGGAACTCGAGGAACTCGATCTCAGTTATTGCGACCTGGCCGATCTACCCGAGCACATATTCCACACCCCCAA GTACTTGAAAAGAGTCAATTTGACCGGTAACCGATTCACCTCGCCTCCGTTAGCCCTGGAGGACGGCAAGGCTATTGAAATCGTGTCACTGAGCGAAAATcccatgaaatttttaaacgacAACGCCTTCCCTATAATGCTGAAATTGAAGGTACTAAACTTGTGCAACATGCCGAATTTGACGAGAATCAGCGCTTACGCTATGGCCGGATTGACCAGCCTCGAAACTTTGCGCGTCGAAGGATGTCCGAAACTCGAAGATTTCGACGAAAATGCTCTGGTGGCACCG GGCGAAGTCACCGTCGAGTGGCCACCTCTGAAAAATCTCTACCTGGGGGACAACGCCTTGCATTATCTACCCGCAGGGCTTGTCGGGAGATGGGACAAACTGGCCGTTCTCGATATCCGCAACAATCGTTGGAGCTGCGACTGTAACAACCAATACTTG GTCGAATCGCTGCTTCCCGGACTCGGAAAAACTCTGATGGGCGACGCCGTGAACGCCCTGACTTGTTCGGCGCCACCCGAACACAAGGGTAAAAATCTGACCTCCCTGTCTAAACGCCATCTCCGATGTCTCGACTTGAACAACGCGAGGCCGGAGAAAGACGCCACCGTACTGGTCGGCGTTCTTATCGGAGTTCTTCTCGCCGTTCCCTTGACTCTACTCATATTCGTACTATGGCGGAGAGGATTCTTCTTTCTGGGACCTCAGGGTCCGGGAACGTTCTCCCGCGCTTTCTACAAACGGGCGGACCGCGGCGATGacttttag